A genome region from Leptodactylus fuscus isolate aLepFus1 chromosome 6, aLepFus1.hap2, whole genome shotgun sequence includes the following:
- the ZBTB17 gene encoding zinc finger and BTB domain-containing protein 17 — MAAMDFPQHSQLVLEQLNQQRQLGLLCDCTFVVDGIDFKAHKAVLAACSQYFRMLFVEQKDVVHLDISNAAGLGQVLEFMYTARLNLTRENVEDVLAVAGFLQMQEIVNACTALKSLSISSAQGSHNLGALTSGPDLTDYSPSGVTGETELETTDTTTEVYPLDGATDGECQEGGNISKLGLQEDSGAEPQSEEEPALMSSEGDTEDKAVKLRDLLSSPAWSPNARGKNEHVSVEKSGPIDELVPGEQAVGSDTLQEQEVTPLPGDASERLCTPIEGPGHENADVSKEENKGDADENKVKPAQDLLGPQRQLRPVTANYSDRTESRPYSSTTHVCEYCSKEFTHTGNYTRHIRIHTGEKPYRCHECDKAFSDPAACKAHEKTHSPLKPHGCDDCGKSYRLVSLLNLHKKRHTGEPNYYCKVCGKLFTTSGNLKRHQLVHSGEKPYQCEYCNRPFSDPTSKMRHLETHDTNKEHKCPHCDKKFNQLGNLKAHLKIHIADGPLKCRECGKQFTTSGNLKRHLRIHSGEKPYVCVHCKRKFADPGALQRHVRTHTGEKPCLCMICGKAFTQASSLIAHVRQHTGEKPYVCERCGKRFVQSSQLANHIRHHDNIRPHKCNVCSKAFVNVGDLTKHVIIHTGEKPYLCDKCGRGFNRVDNLRSHVKTVHKGRAGMKLMDREEGEVDEEEVNIVTVAPEEMVTLATEDIANTGVTELTVVPISASVTADETEALKAEITKAVKQVQEADPNTQILYACDSCGDKFLDANSLAEHVRMHTAQALVMFQSDTDIYQQYNAHPTWHAEQVVQSSELLFRQRDGTDVQQQPMD; from the exons ATGGCAG CCATGGATTTCCCTCAGCACAGTCAGCTTGTCCTGGAGCAGCTAAACCAGCAGCGGCAGCTCGGCCTCCTGTGTGACTGCACCTTCGTAGTGGATGGAATCGATTTCAAAGCTCACAAGGCGGTGCTAGCGGCGTGCAGCCAGTACTTCCGGATGCTGTTCGTGGAGCAGAAAGACGTGGTTCACCTGGACATCAGCAATGCAGCAG GGCTGGGTCAGGTGCTGGAGTTCATGTACACGGCGCGGCTGAACTTGACTCGGGAGAATGTGGAAGACGTCTTGGCCGTGGCGGGATTTCTGCAGATGCAGGAGATTGTGAACGCTTGCACAGCCTTGAAGTCGCTTAGTATAAGCTCTGCGCAGGGGTCACACAACCTGGGAGCCCTCACATCTGGACCAG ATCTCACCGATTACTCCCCGTCAGGTGTTACTGGGGAAACTGAGCTGGAGACGACGGACACCACGACTGAAGTGTACCCATTGGATGGAGCCACAGATGGAGAGTGTCAAGAGG GGGGAAACATCAGTAAGTTGGGACTCCAAGAGGACAGTGGAGCAGAGCCACAGTCTGAGGAGGAGCCGGCGCTGATGAGCTCAGAGGGAG ATACTGAAGACAAAGCGGTGAAGTTGAGGGATTTGTTGTCTTCGCCTGCCTGGTCCCCAAATGCTCGGGGGAAAAATGAACACGTTTCAGTAGAGAAGTCTGGGCCCATAGATGAGTTGGTGCCTGGTGAGCAGGCCGTGGGTAGCGACACTCTGCAGGAACAAGAAGTTACTCCGCTCCCAGGAGACGCCAGTGAGAGGCTGTGTACCCCAATCGAGGGGCCCGGGCATGAGAATGCAGATGTCAGCAAGGAGGAGAACAAAGGCGACGCTGATGAAAATAAAGTGAAGCCTGCACAAGATCTCCTAGGGCCTCAGAGACAGCTGCGTCCTGTAACTGCAAACTACTCTGATCGTACAGAGTCACGACCGTACAGCTCAACAACTCACGTGTGCGAG TATTGCAGCAAGGAATTCACCCACACGGGGAACTACACGCGACACATCCGAATCCACACGGGCGAGAAACCGTACCGCTGCCATGAGTGTGACAAGGCATTTTCTGACCCTGCTGCCTGCAAAGCACATGAGAAGACTCACAG TCCATTAAAGCCCCACGGCTGTGACGACTGTGGGAAAAGTTACCGGCTAGTCAGTCTGCTCAATCTACACAAGAAGCGGCACACTGGAGAGCCTAACTACTACTGCAAGGTGTGCGGCAAACTTTTTACCACATCTGGCAACCTCAAGAGACACCAACTGGTCCACAGCGGAGAGAAGCCCTATCAGTGCGAGTACTGTAACCGGCCGTTCTCTGACCCCACCTCCAAGATGCGGCACCTGGAGACTCACGACACCAACAAGGAGCATAAGTGTCCACACTGTGACAAGAAATTCAACCAG CTGGGGAATCTGAAGGCTCACCTGAAGATCCACATTGCCGACGGACCTCTAAAATGCAGAGAGTGTGGGAAGCAGTTTACAACCTCAG GAAACCTGAAAAGACACCTGCGCATCCACAGCGGCGAGAAACCCTACGTCTGCGTCCACTGCAAGAGGAAATTTGCTGACCCTGGGGCGTTGCAGCGGCATGTCCGGACCCACACCG GAGAGAAGCCATGTCTGTGTATGATCTGTGGAAAGGCGTTCACACAAGCCAGCTCTCTAATAGCTCATGTCCGCcagcacacgggggagaagccgtaTGTATGTGAGCGCTGTGGAAAGAG GTTTGTTCAGTCCAGTCAGCTCGCCAATCACATCCGTCACCACGATAACATCCGGCCGCACAAGTGTAACGTCTGCAGTAAAGCATTTGTTAATGTGGGAGACCTGACAAAACACGTCATCATTCACACGG gggagaagccatacctGTGCGACAAATGCGGCCGTGGGTTCAACCGCGTGGACAACCTGCGATCTCACGTGAAAACCGTTCACAAGGGCAGGGCGGGCATGAAATTGATGGACAGAGAGGAAGGGGAAGTGGATGAAGAAGAGGTCAACATTGTGACCGTGGCGCCTGAAGAGATGGTGACCCTGGCTACAGAGGACATTGCCAATACCGGGGTTACTGAGCTGACCG TGGTTCCCATCTCTGCCTCGGTCACAGCTGATGAGACAGAAGCATTAAAAGCCGAGATCACCAAGGCTGTGAAGCAGGTGCAGGAAGCAG ACCCGAACACGCAGATCCTGTACGCCTGTGATTCCTGTGGAGACAAGTTTCTTGACGCGAACAGCCTGGCGGAGCACGTCCGGATGCACACGGCTCAGGCGCTAGTTATGTTTCAATCAGACACTGACATTTATCAGCAGTATAATGCTCACCCCACGTGGCACGCCGAGCAGGTGGTCCAGTCTAGTGAGCTCCTATTTCGGCAGCGAGATGGGACAGATGTCCAGCAGCAGCCTATGGACTGA